In Nocardioides dokdonensis FR1436, the following are encoded in one genomic region:
- a CDS encoding mannose-1-phosphate guanylyltransferase codes for MTSPAPIDSFWAVVPAGGAGTRLWPLSRASAPKFLHDLRGSGRTLIQETYDRLAPLAPGRMVVVTGAAHQEAVARQLDQLPPEAILAEPSARDSMAAIGLAAALVERADPDAVMGSFAADHVILDDEGFTAAVRTAVEVARDGWLVTLGVEPTFASSAFGYIRSGDRLEDHAGAWRVAEFVEKPSVEVAEGYLAAGGYRWNAGMFVARPGVLLDLLAETDPAFAAALRELAADGSRLDEVWPQLPRIAVDHAVAEPAATAGRVAVVPASFDWEDVGDFDSLAGLLAREGESVTVLGDADVRVVDASGLVVAGGRTIAVVGLDDVVVVDTPDALLVTTRARAQDVKAVVAALKESGRGDLT; via the coding sequence ATGACGAGCCCCGCGCCCATCGACTCCTTCTGGGCCGTCGTGCCCGCCGGCGGTGCCGGCACCCGCCTGTGGCCGCTGAGCCGGGCCTCGGCGCCCAAGTTCCTGCACGACCTGCGCGGCAGCGGGCGCACCCTGATCCAGGAGACCTACGACCGGTTGGCGCCGCTCGCACCCGGGCGGATGGTGGTCGTCACCGGGGCCGCCCACCAGGAGGCGGTCGCGCGCCAGCTGGACCAGCTGCCGCCCGAGGCGATCCTCGCCGAGCCCTCGGCCCGCGACTCGATGGCCGCGATCGGACTGGCCGCCGCGCTGGTCGAGCGCGCCGACCCGGACGCGGTGATGGGCTCGTTCGCCGCCGACCACGTGATCCTCGACGACGAGGGCTTCACCGCCGCCGTGCGCACCGCGGTCGAGGTCGCCCGGGACGGTTGGCTGGTGACGCTCGGGGTGGAGCCGACCTTCGCCTCGTCGGCCTTCGGCTACATCCGCTCGGGGGACCGGCTCGAGGACCACGCCGGCGCCTGGCGGGTCGCGGAGTTCGTCGAGAAGCCTTCGGTGGAGGTCGCCGAGGGCTACCTGGCCGCGGGCGGTTACCGCTGGAACGCCGGCATGTTCGTGGCCCGCCCCGGGGTCCTGCTCGACCTGCTGGCCGAGACCGACCCCGCGTTCGCCGCGGCCCTGCGCGAGCTGGCCGCCGACGGGTCCCGCCTCGACGAGGTCTGGCCGCAGCTGCCGCGGATCGCGGTCGACCACGCCGTCGCCGAGCCCGCGGCGACCGCAGGTCGGGTGGCCGTGGTCCCGGCCTCGTTCGACTGGGAGGACGTCGGCGACTTCGACTCCCTGGCCGGTCTCCTGGCCCGCGAGGGGGAGTCCGTCACGGTGCTCGGCGACGCCGACGTGCGCGTGGTCGACGCCAGCGGTCTGGTGGTGGCCGGGGGACGCACCATCGCGGTCGTCGGCCTCGACGACGTCGTGGTGGTGGACACCCCCGACGCGCTGCTGGTCACCACCCGGGCGCGAGCCCAGGACGTCAAGGCCGTGGTCGCGGCCCTGAAGGAGTCCGGTCGTGGCGACCTGACCTGA
- a CDS encoding WhiB family transcriptional regulator, which translates to MRELFLLESDATEAGWQDRALCAQTDPEAFFPEKGGSTREAKRVCLTCEVRDECLESALMNDERFGIWGGLSERERRKLKKRAV; encoded by the coding sequence GTGAGAGAGCTGTTTCTCCTCGAATCGGACGCCACCGAGGCGGGCTGGCAGGATCGCGCCCTGTGCGCACAGACCGACCCCGAGGCGTTCTTCCCTGAGAAGGGTGGTTCGACCAGGGAGGCCAAGAGGGTCTGCCTGACCTGCGAGGTGCGCGACGAGTGCCTCGAGTCCGCGCTGATGAACGACGAGCGCTTCGGCATCTGGGGCGGTCTCTCCGAGAGGGAGCGCCGCAAGCTCAAGAAGCGCGCAGTCTGA
- a CDS encoding TIGR03089 family protein, translating to MTTFADLLRRELSRDPGRPLVTFYDHESGERTELSVTTYANWVAKAASLLVEEHDLERGDTLCLDLPAHWLGPVVLGAAWSVGLVVVGPDGASGADVVVCGPATVEAHAGRAEEIPVLACSLLPMGVRFRDPLPGGVHDVGVEIWGQPDAFTAWDPPTAEDVALRAPGGPRTHAALWSAAAAGTLVSDGGRLLSAANPASPPDVATFAEPLARGGSLVLVAHPDRTLLESTAVDERVTDRDQSTRS from the coding sequence GTGACGACCTTCGCCGACCTGCTGCGCCGTGAGCTCTCCCGTGACCCGGGCCGCCCCCTGGTGACCTTCTACGACCACGAGAGCGGGGAGCGCACCGAGCTGTCGGTGACGACGTACGCGAACTGGGTGGCCAAGGCCGCCTCGCTGCTGGTCGAGGAGCACGACCTGGAGCGCGGGGACACCTTGTGCCTCGACCTGCCGGCGCACTGGCTCGGTCCGGTCGTGCTCGGGGCCGCCTGGAGCGTCGGCCTGGTGGTCGTGGGACCCGACGGCGCCTCGGGTGCCGACGTCGTCGTCTGCGGCCCGGCCACGGTCGAGGCGCACGCGGGGCGGGCCGAGGAGATCCCGGTGCTGGCCTGCTCGCTGCTGCCGATGGGGGTGCGCTTCCGCGACCCGCTGCCCGGGGGCGTCCACGACGTCGGGGTCGAGATCTGGGGCCAGCCCGACGCGTTCACCGCGTGGGACCCGCCGACGGCCGAGGACGTGGCCCTGCGAGCCCCGGGCGGCCCGCGCACCCACGCCGCGCTGTGGAGCGCGGCCGCCGCCGGGACTCTCGTCTCCGACGGCGGCCGCCTCCTGTCGGCGGCGAACCCGGCTTCCCCACCGGATGTCGCCACCTTCGCGGAGCCGCTCGCACGCGGCGGCTCGCTGGTGCTGGTCGCCCACCCCGACCGGACGCTGCTCGAGTCGACCGCGGTCGACGAGCGCGTCACGGACAGGGATCAGTCGACCAGGTCGTAG
- a CDS encoding DUF3105 domain-containing protein, translated as MAKPAKSDRQAKIDAIRKQQKGADKRRGYTIVAVSGVIAAALIAVPVYGIVSDRMATSKYSSLDLSEIGAAADVCGEITTEPAADSGNHVPQEQQVTYDTAPPAFGPHWNVAGVAPVSGAREFYTADDRPELEALVHNLEHGFTVLWYDETIAEDDDAVAELRGIAGKFSDDSNRRLAFIAAPWTSDDGEAFPEGQHVAMTHWSAGGAGETDTAKQVGAFQYCSEASGAALQDFMDQYPQQDSPEPNTLL; from the coding sequence GTGGCCAAGCCCGCCAAGTCCGACCGTCAGGCCAAGATCGACGCGATCCGCAAGCAGCAGAAGGGCGCCGACAAGCGCCGCGGCTACACGATCGTCGCCGTGAGCGGCGTGATCGCCGCCGCGCTGATCGCCGTCCCCGTCTACGGGATCGTGAGCGACCGGATGGCCACCAGCAAGTACAGCTCCCTGGACCTCTCGGAGATCGGGGCCGCGGCGGACGTGTGCGGCGAGATCACCACCGAGCCGGCCGCCGACAGCGGCAACCACGTGCCGCAGGAGCAGCAGGTCACCTACGACACCGCTCCCCCGGCCTTCGGACCGCACTGGAACGTCGCAGGTGTCGCCCCGGTGTCGGGTGCCCGCGAGTTCTACACCGCTGACGACCGGCCCGAGCTCGAGGCTCTCGTCCACAACCTCGAGCACGGCTTCACCGTGCTCTGGTACGACGAGACGATCGCCGAGGACGACGACGCCGTGGCCGAGCTGCGCGGCATCGCCGGGAAGTTCTCCGACGACTCCAACCGACGCCTGGCCTTCATCGCCGCGCCGTGGACCTCCGACGACGGCGAGGCCTTCCCGGAGGGCCAGCACGTCGCGATGACGCACTGGTCCGCGGGCGGCGCCGGCGAGACCGACACCGCGAAGCAGGTCGGCGCCTTCCAGTACTGCTCCGAGGCCAGCGGGGCGGCCCTGCAGGACTTCATGGACCAGTACCCGCAGCAGGACAGCCCCGAGCCCAACACGCTGCTCTGA
- the cofE gene encoding coenzyme F420-0:L-glutamate ligase — protein MTLTVHAPDGVPEVVEGTDLAAVLVGLVDLVDGDVVVVTSKVVSKSEGRVRAGDRDGALAAETARVVARRGPTTIVRTHHGLTMAAAGIDASNVALGSIVLLPLDPDASARRLRERLHALTGRVVGVVVTDTAGRAWREGQTDIAIGAAGLTVAESFAGRVDAHGNELAVTAPAVADEIAGAAELAQGKLGGRPFAVLRGRADLVLPADEPGPGATALVRAEGGDLFGYGAREAVVRALRGAARDQAPFGAPVPPEELLAAVAAATCDRATGSVEEGVLVVRAAPDDAARVRPLLDPLAFAHGWVCTPVEPGSAVVARMRPSTP, from the coding sequence GTGACGCTCACCGTCCACGCACCCGACGGCGTCCCGGAGGTCGTCGAGGGGACCGACCTCGCGGCCGTGCTGGTGGGCCTGGTCGACCTGGTCGACGGCGACGTCGTCGTGGTGACCAGCAAGGTCGTCAGCAAGTCCGAGGGCCGCGTCCGCGCCGGTGACCGCGACGGCGCGCTGGCCGCCGAGACCGCGCGAGTGGTGGCCCGCCGCGGCCCCACGACGATCGTGCGCACGCACCACGGCCTGACGATGGCGGCCGCAGGCATCGACGCCTCGAACGTCGCGCTGGGCTCGATCGTGCTGCTCCCGCTCGACCCCGACGCCTCCGCCCGCCGGCTGCGCGAGCGGCTGCACGCGCTGACCGGCCGGGTGGTCGGGGTGGTCGTCACCGACACCGCGGGACGCGCCTGGCGCGAGGGTCAGACCGACATCGCGATCGGCGCCGCCGGGCTCACGGTGGCCGAGAGCTTCGCGGGCCGCGTCGACGCCCACGGCAACGAGCTGGCGGTCACCGCCCCAGCGGTCGCCGACGAGATAGCGGGGGCCGCCGAGCTCGCCCAGGGCAAGCTCGGCGGGCGTCCGTTCGCCGTCCTGCGCGGTCGCGCCGACCTGGTCCTGCCCGCCGACGAACCGGGCCCCGGAGCGACGGCGCTCGTGCGGGCCGAGGGCGGCGACCTCTTCGGGTACGGCGCCCGCGAGGCCGTCGTGCGCGCCCTGCGCGGCGCGGCGCGCGACCAGGCCCCGTTCGGGGCCCCGGTCCCGCCCGAGGAGCTGCTCGCGGCGGTGGCCGCCGCGACCTGCGACCGGGCCACCGGCTCCGTCGAGGAGGGTGTGCTGGTCGTCCGCGCGGCTCCCGACGACGCCGCGCGGGTGAGGCCGCTGCTGGACCCGCTGGCCTTCGCGCACGGTTGGGTCTGCACCCCTGTCGAGCCGGGATCCGCGGTCGTTGCCCGGATGCGACCGTCCACTCCGTAG
- the cofD gene encoding 2-phospho-L-lactate transferase, with product MRALTVLSGGIGGARFLQGLLHALDTGRLPGVEPDAVITVVTNTADDLWVHGLKVCPDLDTVMYTLGDGIDPGRGWGRRDETWSVREELAAYGVEPTWFGLGDRDVATHLVRTQMLEAGYPLSEVTTALCRRWLTPTYGERVRLLPMTDDRVETHVAVADPDAPSGKRVVHFQEYWIRLAAAVPAETVVSVGLDEAAPAPGVLEAISGADLVIVPPSNPVVSVGTILGVPGVRDALAATAAPVVGLSPIVGGQHVRGMAQQLLTSIGVEVSAAGVGLHYGARSRGGVLDGWLVDSVDADAVPALEAAGLRAAAAPLMMTSADATAAMAAAALDLVTG from the coding sequence ATGCGCGCCCTCACCGTCCTGTCCGGGGGGATCGGCGGTGCCCGGTTCCTGCAAGGTCTCCTGCACGCCCTCGACACCGGCCGACTGCCCGGCGTCGAGCCGGACGCCGTCATCACCGTCGTCACCAACACCGCCGACGACCTGTGGGTCCACGGGCTGAAGGTCTGCCCCGACCTCGACACGGTGATGTACACCCTCGGCGACGGGATCGACCCCGGCCGCGGCTGGGGCCGGCGCGACGAGACCTGGAGCGTGCGCGAGGAGCTCGCGGCGTACGGCGTGGAGCCGACCTGGTTCGGCCTCGGCGACCGAGACGTCGCCACCCACCTGGTGCGCACCCAGATGCTCGAGGCCGGCTACCCGCTCTCCGAGGTGACCACCGCCCTGTGCCGGCGCTGGCTCACCCCGACGTACGGCGAGCGGGTGCGGCTGCTGCCGATGACCGACGACCGTGTCGAGACCCACGTGGCCGTGGCCGACCCCGACGCCCCGAGCGGCAAGCGGGTCGTGCACTTCCAGGAGTACTGGATCCGGCTCGCAGCGGCGGTGCCGGCCGAGACGGTCGTGAGCGTCGGCCTCGACGAGGCCGCTCCGGCCCCGGGGGTGCTCGAGGCCATCAGCGGTGCCGACCTGGTGATCGTGCCGCCGTCGAACCCGGTCGTGTCGGTCGGCACCATCCTGGGCGTGCCCGGGGTGCGTGACGCCCTCGCCGCGACGGCGGCCCCCGTCGTCGGGCTCTCCCCCATCGTCGGCGGCCAGCACGTGCGCGGCATGGCCCAGCAGCTGCTCACCTCGATCGGCGTGGAGGTCAGCGCCGCCGGCGTCGGCCTGCACTACGGCGCCCGCTCGCGCGGCGGGGTCCTCGACGGCTGGCTCGTCGACAGCGTGGACGCCGACGCGGTGCCGGCGCTGGAGGCCGCGGGTCTGCGCGCGGCGGCCGCGCCGCTGATGATGACCTCGGCCGACGCCACCGCGGCGATGGCCGCCGCTGCGCTCGACCTGGTGACCGGGTGA